A window of the Streptomyces sp. Ag109_O5-10 genome harbors these coding sequences:
- a CDS encoding aminoglycoside phosphotransferase family protein, with product MSSGERAKPGAGHALYQHFVGLAMRHGKAHSGHHNRNYVLPLAGSVAQLLGRESGTSVTVRMRRADALPVVIRTWQNEAEILRAVRTVLPNVPQCLFEGNGFAIHSYVEGVPLSSVCGNGKPVDILVIEEIAQILAHMTQVRRAALPGLPASWPSNGQDSQGFLQTLAHCADQQIRRANLSVFGGLFAALGIPEDALTRFAERVPVMTRRPYSLLHADLHRDNLIVTYGGRPPLICVDWELATYGDPLHDLATHLVRMRYPGDQWSEVIEAWVRAMEWTRPGAVNGVHKDLRHYVAFEQAQSVYPDVMRAAASLDESFDQKGLDEATSAVHNALETAQVPLRLRQLPSAAEIERVLFRWRISRGEAHKGLFSSFVSVSWTPDKRFPEHPDFPYAAVQGALHAEGAAPAGRVFKGTGHLNSVVRVPGIEFPVVVRRKVKKVFRRERSFLSEHAVLRAIESSGVPVAAPRVLALGESYPGKYRKDSFAIHTYEGPFDIDRPPNHPVHGLLPHEADRLVDQLSALKGVDYTGLDPAAGETSYNFYNYLSEQLVLLVRHLPKESQQLARQLGLPDAERLRQILGRHQVADRSPMLLHGDLNPWNLVRRDDAMALTIIDWEMAVVGDPLYDLVRHMHLTPTRPEIRDRMFRRWERLLPEAYTRAWQQDWRVYRWIEIVRSAYVDLDRLVTGASLDAPNVRRAVDSYAMTLAAAIASLGLPVRAAASPHLARALT from the coding sequence ATGTCCTCTGGGGAACGCGCCAAACCCGGCGCAGGTCATGCGCTTTATCAGCACTTCGTGGGCCTCGCCATGCGACATGGCAAGGCCCACAGCGGGCACCACAACAGGAACTACGTCCTGCCGTTGGCCGGCTCCGTGGCGCAGCTGCTGGGCCGTGAGTCCGGCACCTCGGTGACGGTGCGCATGCGGCGTGCCGACGCGCTGCCCGTGGTGATCAGGACCTGGCAGAACGAGGCGGAGATCCTCAGGGCTGTCAGGACCGTGCTGCCGAATGTCCCGCAATGCCTCTTCGAGGGAAACGGGTTCGCCATCCACAGCTATGTGGAAGGAGTGCCGCTGTCCAGCGTCTGCGGCAACGGCAAACCCGTCGACATCCTGGTCATCGAGGAGATTGCGCAAATCCTCGCGCACATGACCCAGGTGCGCCGGGCCGCGCTGCCGGGCCTGCCGGCCTCCTGGCCCAGCAACGGCCAGGACAGCCAGGGCTTTCTGCAGACGCTGGCGCACTGCGCCGACCAGCAGATCCGGCGAGCCAACCTGTCGGTGTTCGGCGGTTTGTTCGCGGCGCTCGGTATCCCGGAGGACGCGCTCACCCGGTTCGCGGAGCGGGTGCCGGTGATGACCCGTCGGCCGTACAGCCTCCTCCACGCGGACCTGCACCGGGACAATCTGATCGTCACCTACGGCGGCCGCCCGCCGCTCATCTGTGTCGACTGGGAACTCGCCACCTACGGCGACCCCCTCCACGACCTGGCGACCCACTTGGTACGCATGCGGTACCCCGGCGATCAGTGGTCCGAGGTGATCGAGGCCTGGGTCCGGGCCATGGAGTGGACCAGACCCGGAGCCGTCAACGGCGTACACAAGGATCTGCGCCACTACGTCGCCTTCGAACAGGCGCAGTCTGTCTATCCGGACGTGATGCGGGCCGCCGCCTCCCTGGACGAATCGTTCGACCAGAAGGGACTGGACGAGGCCACGTCGGCGGTGCACAACGCGCTGGAGACGGCCCAGGTGCCCCTGCGGCTGCGGCAACTGCCCAGCGCGGCCGAGATCGAGCGCGTTCTGTTCAGGTGGCGCATTTCCCGCGGCGAGGCACACAAAGGGCTTTTCTCCAGCTTTGTCAGCGTGTCCTGGACGCCGGACAAGCGTTTTCCCGAGCATCCGGACTTTCCTTATGCGGCCGTCCAGGGTGCTCTGCATGCCGAGGGTGCCGCCCCGGCCGGCCGGGTTTTCAAGGGAACCGGACACCTGAATTCGGTGGTACGGGTTCCCGGGATCGAATTCCCTGTCGTCGTGCGGCGCAAGGTGAAAAAGGTGTTCCGCCGCGAGCGCAGTTTTCTCAGCGAGCATGCCGTGCTCAGGGCCATCGAAAGTTCGGGTGTTCCGGTGGCGGCACCGAGAGTCCTGGCCCTCGGTGAGAGCTACCCGGGGAAGTACCGGAAAGACAGCTTTGCCATTCACACCTACGAAGGGCCGTTCGACATCGACCGGCCCCCGAACCATCCGGTGCACGGACTGCTGCCACACGAGGCGGACCGGCTCGTCGACCAGCTCAGTGCGCTGAAGGGCGTCGACTACACCGGGCTCGATCCGGCCGCCGGTGAAACGAGCTACAACTTCTACAACTACTTGAGCGAACAACTCGTCCTGCTGGTGAGGCACCTGCCCAAGGAATCCCAGCAACTCGCCAGGCAACTCGGCCTGCCGGATGCCGAACGGCTGCGGCAGATCCTGGGCAGGCACCAGGTGGCTGATCGCAGTCCGATGCTCCTGCACGGTGATCTGAATCCCTGGAACCTGGTGCGCCGGGACGACGCCATGGCGCTGACCATCATCGACTGGGAGATGGCGGTCGTCGGCGACCCCCTGTACGACCTGGTCCGGCACATGCATCTCACCCCGACGCGGCCGGAGATCCGGGACCGGATGTTCCGCCGCTGGGAACGCCTGCTGCCCGAGGCCTACACCCGGGCCTGGCAGCAGGACTGGCGGGTCTACCGGTGGATCGAGATCGTCCGTTCCGCCTACGTGGACCTGGACCGGCTGGTCACCGGGGCGAGCCTGGACGCCCCCAACGTCCGCAGGGCGGTGGACTCGTACGCGATGACGCTGGCAGCGGCGATCGCCTCCCTGGGCCTGCCCGTACGGGCGGCGGCAAGTCCCCATCTTGCTCGTGCTCTTACCTAG
- a CDS encoding TetR family transcriptional regulator, producing the protein MGDMGLRERKKRRMYEDVSDIAVRLFLAKGFDAVSVAEVAAAAGISKPTLFRYFPAKEDLVLHRIADHETEAARLVAGAGSPVGVLRAHFLAGLERNDPITGLNDHPQVLAFHTLLNSTPTLVARQYAYLERSEAALAEALGGTLEARLAAGQIIAVQRILAQDNWRRIAAGERVEDVRPDAVRAAERAFGRLERALADAGRDPDDSR; encoded by the coding sequence ATGGGTGACATGGGCCTGCGTGAGCGCAAGAAGCGGCGGATGTACGAGGACGTGTCGGACATCGCCGTGCGGCTGTTCCTCGCGAAGGGGTTCGACGCGGTGTCGGTCGCCGAGGTGGCCGCCGCGGCCGGGATCTCCAAGCCGACGCTGTTCCGGTACTTCCCGGCCAAGGAGGACCTGGTCCTGCACCGGATCGCGGACCACGAGACGGAGGCGGCGCGGCTGGTCGCGGGGGCCGGGTCGCCGGTCGGCGTACTGCGCGCGCACTTCCTGGCCGGACTCGAACGGAACGACCCGATCACCGGGCTCAACGACCATCCCCAGGTGCTCGCCTTCCACACCCTGCTCAACAGCACCCCCACCCTGGTCGCCCGCCAGTACGCCTACCTGGAGCGGTCGGAGGCCGCGCTCGCCGAGGCCCTCGGGGGCACCCTGGAGGCCAGGCTCGCCGCCGGCCAGATCATCGCCGTACAGCGGATCCTCGCGCAGGACAACTGGCGGCGGATCGCGGCGGGGGAGCGGGTCGAGGACGTGCGGCCGGACGCCGTGCGGGCGGCGGAGCGGGCGTTCGGGCGGCTGGAGCGGGCCCTGGCGGACGCCGGCCGAGATCCGGATGATTCCCGGTAA
- a CDS encoding winged helix-turn-helix domain-containing protein has translation MAARQAHDGGGRAFRQVSEALRTRMVDGTYPLGAELPAQGKLAKEFGVSRDTVQRVVRELGNEGWIESRQGSPARVVKIQRVQSTTAKATRSRQAMTLQPLISEAFEQPEVSLDVFTLTSESLDTHIRLQAERIRAGLIAPSSIVVRMLLPDPQLDLPYPVVRQDRDDPRLRERLRAITDRHTESLRTALRDLQAEKLVPSVDVQVRHVRLAPAFKLYVINRTEVLHALYEVIGRPIILATGEEIDALDVLGLGAMLTHHVEDADPDSPGSVFVLKMRSWFESVWNLLAE, from the coding sequence ATGGCGGCCAGGCAGGCGCATGACGGTGGTGGCAGGGCGTTCCGGCAGGTCTCCGAGGCGCTGCGGACCCGGATGGTGGACGGGACGTATCCGCTGGGCGCCGAACTGCCCGCGCAGGGCAAGCTGGCCAAGGAGTTCGGCGTCTCCCGTGACACCGTGCAGCGAGTGGTGCGCGAGCTGGGCAACGAGGGATGGATCGAGTCCCGCCAGGGCAGCCCGGCGCGGGTCGTCAAGATCCAGCGGGTGCAGTCCACCACGGCGAAGGCCACCAGGTCACGCCAGGCGATGACGCTGCAGCCGCTGATCAGCGAGGCGTTCGAGCAGCCCGAGGTCTCCCTGGACGTCTTCACGTTGACCTCGGAGTCCCTCGACACCCACATCCGGCTCCAGGCGGAGCGGATCCGGGCCGGTCTCATCGCGCCCAGCAGCATCGTCGTGCGGATGCTGCTGCCTGATCCCCAGCTCGACCTGCCGTACCCCGTGGTCAGGCAGGACAGGGACGATCCGCGCCTGCGGGAGCGGCTGCGCGCCATCACCGACCGGCACACGGAATCCCTGCGCACCGCACTGCGGGACCTGCAGGCCGAGAAGCTGGTGCCGTCCGTCGACGTACAGGTCAGGCATGTGCGGCTGGCTCCGGCCTTCAAGCTCTACGTCATCAACAGGACAGAGGTTCTGCACGCCCTCTACGAGGTCATCGGGCGGCCCATCATTCTGGCCACCGGCGAGGAGATCGACGCGCTCGACGTGTTGGGGCTGGGCGCAATGCTGACGCATCACGTGGAGGACGCCGACCCGGACTCGCCGGGATCGGTCTTCGTGCTGAAGATGCGGTCCTGGTTCGAGTCGGTTTGGAACCTGCTCGCCGAGTAG